In Tessaracoccus sp. MC1865, the DNA window TGAAGGCCCTGCAGGCCGGCGACCTGGAGGCCTTCGGCCGCGCCGCCGACCTCTCGCAGCGCAACGCTGACGAGCAGTTGGGCAACCAGATCCCCGAGACCAACCGCCTCCAGCGGCTCGCCCGCGAGCTGGGCGCGGCCGCCTCGGCAGGCTTCGGCGCCGGCTTCGGCGGCTCCGTCTGGGCCCTGGTCAAGACCGACGAGGCTGAGGCCTTCGCCGACAGGTGGCTGGCTGCCTATGTGGCCGAGTACCCCGAGGTCGCCGAGACCGCCTCGACGATCGTCACGCGCCCCGGCGGCCCGGCCCGTCGCCTCTAGCCGACGGCAAGAGAAAAAGGCTCCCTCGCGGGGGGCTCCCGGCGGGGCCGCCCGCAGGGCCCCCTTCGCAGGGAGCTTTTTTCACCGACCGCCGACGGCACCTCGCGGCGGCAGCTCGGCCGCCCCTCGGATCAGATGAGGAATTCGTCCTGGTAGCTGCGCGGGTCCTCGATGGGCTCAAGGTGGCCCAGCACGCGGAGGTCCGGGAACTCGTCCTGGAGGAGGTCGACCAGGTCCTCCATGGCGTCGTGGCCCTCCTGCACCGTCCAACTCCCAGGGACGAGCATGTGCATCTCCATGAAGGCACGGGCCCCCGACACGCGGGTGCGGAAGGCGTGGAACTGCACGTGCTCGTTGGTGTGCTCGTCCAGGATGGCGCGCAGCCTGGTGTTGGTCTCCTTGGGCAGCGACTCGTCCATGAGCCCGGAGGACGACTCCATGACCAGCCGCCAACCGGTCCACAGGATGTTGAGGCCCACGAGGATGGCGATCACCGGGTCGAGCCAGTCCCAGCCGGTGAGGCCCACAAGCAGGATGCCGACGATGACGCCGGCCGTGGTGATGAGGTCGGTGTACAGGTGCTTGGCGTCGGCGCGCAAGGTGATCGAGTTGTGCTTCTTCCCGGCGCGCATCAGGACGAACGCGACGCCCCCGTTGACGAGGGCCGCCACCGCGGAGATACCCAGGCCGAGGCCCACCTCCTCGATGGGCCGCGGGTCCATCAGCCGCTGGATGCCGAACACCAGGATCGCCGCGGCGGCGATGAAGATCAGGACGCCCTCGACGCCCGACGAGAAGTACTCCGCCTTCGTGTGGCCGAAGTGGTGGTTCTTGTCCGCGGGCCGGGCCGCGAGCTTCAGCACGTACAACGCGACGAACGCCGCCACCAGGTTCACCACGGATTCGGCCGCGTCGGACAGCAGGCCCACCGAGCCGGTGACCCACCACGCCCCCATCTTCAACACGATGGTGAGCAGGGCGGCGGCGATGGACAGCCACGCGAACCTGGTCAGGTCAACGCGCTGCGTGGGAGAGGAAAGCACGAGTCAATGGTGGCCCTTCTGGCGGGTCAAACCCAAAAAGCCCCGCACTCAACGCAGGACGTTGCGC includes these proteins:
- a CDS encoding cation diffusion facilitator family transporter; protein product: MLSSPTQRVDLTRFAWLSIAAALLTIVLKMGAWWVTGSVGLLSDAAESVVNLVAAFVALYVLKLAARPADKNHHFGHTKAEYFSSGVEGVLIFIAAAAILVFGIQRLMDPRPIEEVGLGLGISAVAALVNGGVAFVLMRAGKKHNSITLRADAKHLYTDLITTAGVIVGILLVGLTGWDWLDPVIAILVGLNILWTGWRLVMESSSGLMDESLPKETNTRLRAILDEHTNEHVQFHAFRTRVSGARAFMEMHMLVPGSWTVQEGHDAMEDLVDLLQDEFPDLRVLGHLEPIEDPRSYQDEFLI